In Pelmatolapia mariae isolate MD_Pm_ZW linkage group LG8, Pm_UMD_F_2, whole genome shotgun sequence, one genomic interval encodes:
- the LOC134633131 gene encoding probable phosphatase phospho1 isoform X1, with product MPSTERNHSPKMTAPLMPAAPQDQRFLVLFDFDETIICESSDDAVVRALPDKELPAWLKNSYREGHYNEHTQKILAYMAEQGVSKDSIHSAVEKIPPNQGLMNLFQYLQSHQQDFELVVVSDANMYFIETWLRHAGVRDLFRKIFTNPSSFNAAGQLVLLSFHSHSCPRCPDNMCKQVILREYLAERQKERGGVPFQRVFYIGDGANDICPSLALGPRDTAFPRKDFPMHRLLKEFQQSAKFKANIVPWVSGEDIVECLKKIVEER from the exons ATGCCCTCCACCG aaaGAAATCACTCACCAAAGATGACAGCTCCGTTAATGCCTGCCGCACCACAGGATCAACGCTTTTTGGTGTTGTTTGACTTCGACGAGACCATCATTTGCGAAAGCAGCGACGATGCTGTGGTGCGTGCTCTGCCAGACAAAGAGCTCCCTGCCTGGCTGAAAAACAGTTACAGGGAGGGGCACTACAATGAAcacacgcagaagattttggcCTACATGGCTGAGCAGGGCGTGTCTAAAGACTCCATTCATTCAGCAGTGGAGAAGATCCCACCAAATCAAGGCCTCATGAATCTCTTCCAGTATCTGCAGAGCCACCAGCAGGACTTTGAGCTTGTGGTGGTCTCTGATGCCAACATGTATTTTATTGAAACCTGGCTTAGGCATGCTGGGGTGCGTGACCTTTTCAGAAAGATTTTCACAAACCCGTCCAGTTTTAATGCGGCTGGTCAGCTTGTGCTCCTTTCTTTCCACTCACACTCATGCCCCCGTTGTCCTGATAACATGTGCAAGCAGGTGATCCTTCGGGAGTATTTGGCGGAGCGGCAGAAGGAGCGTGGCGGCGTTCCCTTTCAGAGGGTCTTCTATATTGGAGATGGGGCCAATGACATCTGCCCTTCTCTGGCTTTGGGGCCCCGGGACACGGCTTTCCCCAGGAAAGACTTTCCAATGCACAGGCTGCTAAAGGAGTTTCAGCAGTCTGCCAAGTTCAAAGCAAACATTGTACCTTGGGTCAGTGGCGAAGACATAGTAGAGTGCCTGAAGAAAATAGTAGAGGAGAGATGA
- the LOC134633131 gene encoding probable phosphatase phospho1 isoform X2 codes for MTAPLMPAAPQDQRFLVLFDFDETIICESSDDAVVRALPDKELPAWLKNSYREGHYNEHTQKILAYMAEQGVSKDSIHSAVEKIPPNQGLMNLFQYLQSHQQDFELVVVSDANMYFIETWLRHAGVRDLFRKIFTNPSSFNAAGQLVLLSFHSHSCPRCPDNMCKQVILREYLAERQKERGGVPFQRVFYIGDGANDICPSLALGPRDTAFPRKDFPMHRLLKEFQQSAKFKANIVPWVSGEDIVECLKKIVEER; via the coding sequence ATGACAGCTCCGTTAATGCCTGCCGCACCACAGGATCAACGCTTTTTGGTGTTGTTTGACTTCGACGAGACCATCATTTGCGAAAGCAGCGACGATGCTGTGGTGCGTGCTCTGCCAGACAAAGAGCTCCCTGCCTGGCTGAAAAACAGTTACAGGGAGGGGCACTACAATGAAcacacgcagaagattttggcCTACATGGCTGAGCAGGGCGTGTCTAAAGACTCCATTCATTCAGCAGTGGAGAAGATCCCACCAAATCAAGGCCTCATGAATCTCTTCCAGTATCTGCAGAGCCACCAGCAGGACTTTGAGCTTGTGGTGGTCTCTGATGCCAACATGTATTTTATTGAAACCTGGCTTAGGCATGCTGGGGTGCGTGACCTTTTCAGAAAGATTTTCACAAACCCGTCCAGTTTTAATGCGGCTGGTCAGCTTGTGCTCCTTTCTTTCCACTCACACTCATGCCCCCGTTGTCCTGATAACATGTGCAAGCAGGTGATCCTTCGGGAGTATTTGGCGGAGCGGCAGAAGGAGCGTGGCGGCGTTCCCTTTCAGAGGGTCTTCTATATTGGAGATGGGGCCAATGACATCTGCCCTTCTCTGGCTTTGGGGCCCCGGGACACGGCTTTCCCCAGGAAAGACTTTCCAATGCACAGGCTGCTAAAGGAGTTTCAGCAGTCTGCCAAGTTCAAAGCAAACATTGTACCTTGGGTCAGTGGCGAAGACATAGTAGAGTGCCTGAAGAAAATAGTAGAGGAGAGATGA